A window of Rufibacter sp. LB8 contains these coding sequences:
- a CDS encoding porin family protein, with protein MKKIALLAVAIFTFGAAQAQTGPRLGLKAGVTYSNVSGDLQNEDIYKNKFGFMGGITTNFDLSGDGFLSLQPELLYTQKGYQYSDEKFSVGGVDFKVKGDRNFHYLDLPVLLRINAGGLFFEGGPQASYLLSVTDNSEFKRGNESYEETERISKDDLAEFEIGYAAGLGYQLPNGLSLGLRYNGSINKLAKNDGDELANARHSAFILSVGFLFPSR; from the coding sequence ATGAAAAAGATTGCATTATTGGCAGTAGCTATTTTTACTTTCGGGGCGGCGCAGGCCCAGACCGGACCACGTTTGGGTTTAAAGGCAGGCGTTACCTACTCCAACGTTTCGGGGGATCTGCAGAACGAGGATATTTACAAAAACAAGTTCGGATTCATGGGCGGGATTACCACCAACTTTGACTTGTCCGGCGACGGATTCCTTTCCTTACAGCCCGAGTTGCTCTACACCCAGAAAGGCTACCAGTACAGTGATGAAAAATTCTCAGTTGGAGGAGTTGACTTCAAAGTAAAGGGTGACAGAAATTTTCACTACTTAGACTTACCAGTGCTACTTAGAATCAATGCAGGCGGACTTTTCTTTGAAGGTGGTCCACAAGCCTCATATCTTTTGAGTGTTACTGATAATAGTGAATTTAAGAGAGGAAATGAAAGCTATGAAGAGACAGAACGCATCAGCAAAGATGATTTAGCCGAGTTTGAGATTGGCTACGCCGCCGGCCTAGGCTATCAATTGCCCAACGGCCTGAGCCTGGGCTTGCGCTACAACGGCAGCATCAACAAACTGGCCAAGAATGATGGAGATGAACTGGCCAATGCCCGTCATTCGGCGTTCATTCTGTCTGTGGGTTTCCTGTTCCCAAGCAGATAA
- a CDS encoding porin family protein, whose translation MKKLVFFMAALFMTLAAQAQDGLKLGLKAGGNYASVTGDVTDAKYKFGFHAGGFLDYGISDFVSIRPELLFSMKGYEAATPLGDAEVSLNYLDLPILARINADGLFFEGGPTLGYLLSSSMEIGGKSLDGDDDGMAKFELGYAAGLGYQLPTGLGIGLRYQGGITSIFDDSDGKARNSVFQLSLSYTLGGR comes from the coding sequence ATGAAAAAACTAGTATTCTTTATGGCCGCCTTGTTCATGACACTGGCGGCACAAGCACAGGACGGCCTTAAATTAGGGTTGAAAGCTGGCGGTAACTACGCCTCCGTTACCGGCGATGTAACAGACGCCAAGTATAAATTTGGGTTCCACGCGGGTGGTTTCCTGGACTATGGAATCTCTGACTTTGTCTCCATTAGGCCAGAATTGTTGTTCTCCATGAAAGGCTATGAGGCTGCCACACCTCTAGGCGATGCAGAAGTGTCTTTAAATTACCTTGACTTGCCTATCTTGGCACGCATAAACGCAGACGGTCTGTTCTTTGAAGGTGGCCCCACGCTGGGTTATTTGCTAAGCTCCTCTATGGAAATTGGCGGCAAGTCTTTAGACGGTGATGATGATGGCATGGCCAAGTTTGAATTAGGGTACGCCGCTGGTTTGGGCTACCAACTGCCAACTGGCTTAGGCATTGGTCTTAGATACCAAGGCGGTATCACTTCTATTTTTGATGACAGTGACGGAAAAGCAAGAAACTCCGTGTTCCAGTTATCCCTCAGCTACACCTTGGGAGGCAGATAA
- a CDS encoding porin family protein, whose translation MKKLALLAIALFMTYVSFAQSSLTYGFKIGMNYSTFTGKDAKPSMAEQEEMEAMGMSDFKVTYKPDLHVGAFLNVALTDQFSLRPEVMYSIKGAKFSFNGPDFENIDWEEYMNDPENYQLGTRKYEGSETLYYLDVPVLLQYRINRIALQAGPTASLFLKYKSEFEGEEPEEEENAGDNDYRKLDLGYAAGVSYELENGIGFSLRYNGGLSNLDKHNNYKAKNSTFQFSLSYTIGNK comes from the coding sequence ATGAAAAAGTTAGCCTTGCTGGCCATTGCCTTATTTATGACTTACGTTTCTTTTGCGCAAAGCTCCCTTACTTACGGGTTCAAAATAGGCATGAACTATAGCACCTTCACTGGCAAAGACGCAAAACCCTCTATGGCAGAACAAGAGGAAATGGAAGCCATGGGCATGTCAGATTTTAAAGTAACCTACAAACCAGACCTGCACGTGGGCGCCTTTTTAAACGTCGCGCTCACTGACCAGTTTTCCCTTCGGCCAGAAGTCATGTATTCCATAAAAGGCGCCAAGTTCAGCTTCAATGGGCCAGACTTTGAGAACATTGATTGGGAAGAATACATGAATGACCCCGAAAACTACCAACTGGGTACCAGAAAATACGAAGGCAGTGAAACGCTGTATTACCTTGACGTTCCGGTGCTGCTGCAGTATAGGATCAACAGAATTGCCCTGCAGGCGGGCCCCACGGCTTCATTGTTCCTGAAATACAAATCTGAATTTGAGGGAGAAGAACCGGAAGAGGAAGAAAACGCCGGCGACAATGATTACCGAAAATTGGATCTTGGCTATGCCGCGGGCGTAAGTTATGAACTGGAGAATGGCATAGGTTTTTCACTGCGCTACAACGGCGGCCTCTCCAACCTTGACAAACACAACAACTACAAGGCAAAGAACAGCACTTTCCAATTCTCTCTGTCTTACACCATTGGCAATAAGTAA
- a CDS encoding YifB family Mg chelatase-like AAA ATPase — protein sequence MLVKTYGSAVQGVNAFTITIEVNVTPGTKYFLVGLPDNAIKESEQRIESALKHHGYKVPRQKIVINMAPADVRKEGSAYDLPIALGILSASEQLPADHLDQYIVMGELALDGELRPIKGVLPIAIQARKEGFKGFILPKQNAQEAAIVNNLDVIGVSTLKEAIDFLKGDLTITPLKIDTRDIFQTSVTQYTADFADVQGQENIKRALEIAAAGGHNVIMIGPPGAGKTMLAKRLPSILPPLSLHEALETTKIHSVAGKLGAQGTLLAQRPFRAPHHTISDVALVGGGGNPQPGEISLSHNGVLFLDELPEFKRTVLEVMRQPLEERRVTISRARLTVDFPASFMLVASMNPCPCGFYNDPNKDCVCGPGVVQRYLNKVSGPLLDRIDLHVEVTPVSFDQMTETRKAETSANIRERVEKARQIQADRFVEFPDIYSNAMMPPQMVKDLCRINEAGRLLLKAAMEKLGLSARAYDRILKVSRTIADLADSEEIKIEHLAEAIQYRSLDREGWAG from the coding sequence ATGCTTGTAAAGACCTACGGAAGCGCTGTGCAGGGCGTCAATGCCTTCACCATCACCATTGAAGTAAACGTAACGCCCGGCACCAAGTATTTTCTGGTAGGTTTGCCAGACAACGCCATCAAAGAAAGCGAGCAACGCATAGAATCGGCGTTAAAGCACCACGGTTACAAAGTGCCAAGGCAGAAAATTGTCATCAACATGGCGCCCGCCGACGTCCGCAAAGAAGGCTCTGCCTATGATTTGCCTATTGCGCTGGGCATTCTTTCCGCCTCAGAACAACTGCCCGCAGACCATTTAGACCAATACATTGTCATGGGCGAACTGGCGCTGGACGGTGAACTACGGCCTATCAAAGGTGTGCTGCCCATTGCCATACAGGCGCGCAAAGAAGGTTTCAAAGGCTTTATCCTGCCCAAACAAAACGCCCAGGAAGCAGCCATTGTCAATAACTTAGATGTGATTGGCGTTTCCACGCTCAAAGAAGCCATTGACTTCCTGAAAGGCGATTTGACCATTACCCCGCTCAAGATTGACACGCGTGATATTTTCCAGACCAGTGTCACGCAATACACCGCAGACTTCGCTGATGTGCAGGGCCAGGAAAACATTAAACGCGCCCTGGAGATTGCCGCCGCCGGTGGCCATAACGTAATCATGATTGGTCCGCCGGGCGCGGGCAAGACCATGTTGGCCAAACGGCTTCCGTCTATTCTGCCGCCGCTGTCTTTACATGAAGCGCTGGAAACCACAAAAATCCATTCGGTAGCCGGGAAGTTGGGCGCGCAGGGCACGCTGTTGGCACAAAGGCCTTTCCGGGCACCGCACCATACTATTTCAGACGTGGCCTTGGTAGGCGGCGGCGGAAACCCACAGCCCGGCGAGATTTCCCTGTCGCACAACGGCGTGTTGTTCCTAGACGAATTACCCGAGTTCAAACGCACCGTGCTGGAAGTCATGCGCCAACCACTGGAAGAACGCAGAGTGACTATTTCACGCGCGCGTCTCACTGTCGACTTCCCGGCTAGCTTTATGTTGGTGGCCAGCATGAACCCGTGCCCCTGCGGATTTTACAACGACCCCAACAAAGACTGCGTATGCGGCCCCGGCGTGGTGCAACGCTACCTGAACAAAGTGAGCGGTCCGCTCCTGGACCGCATTGACCTGCACGTAGAAGTCACCCCCGTCTCCTTTGACCAGATGACCGAAACCCGCAAAGCCGAAACCAGCGCCAACATCAGAGAACGCGTGGAAAAAGCCCGCCAGATTCAGGCAGACCGCTTTGTTGAGTTTCCAGACATTTACTCCAATGCCATGATGCCGCCGCAGATGGTGAAAGACCTCTGCCGCATCAATGAAGCCGGCCGTTTGCTCCTGAAAGCCGCCATGGAAAAACTGGGCCTTTCGGCACGCGCCTATGACCGCATTCTCAAAGTGAGCCGCACCATTGCCGACCTGGCAGACTCAGAGGAAATAAAGATTGAGCACCTGGCCGAGGCCATCCAGTACCGCAGCTTAGACAGAGAAGGCTGGGCAGGGTAA